CCGCAATGTCCGCACCGCTCCGGCCGAGGAGTCTGATGATTGGGGCGCTGTAGATGTGGCTCAGCCTGACGATCGAGTAAACCAGCGCGGCACTCAGAACGACGAGCAGTTTCATCACCACATCTCCCGCCTGCGAGTAAAGCACGATTCCTGCCGTAATCGCTCCGGGGCCAGTGTAGAGAGGCAGGGCGAGGGGGAATACAGCAATGGAATCCACATCAATGCTTTCCTCAGCCCTTCTTTTGTAAGCCTCCCTTCTAGTCCCGCCGAGGAGGATATCGACTGAGGAAATGAAGAGAAGTATTCCTCCCGCAATTTTCAGGCTGCTGATGGAAACGCCGAAGTAGTCGAGAATTTTACCGCCCGTCACCATCGTGATGAACAGAATCAGGAAGGCAATGATTGTTGCTCTTTTCGAAATTTTCTCCCTGTACTCATCGCTGAATCTCTCCGTTAACGCTATGAAAATCGGCAGATTTCCAGGAGGGTCGATTATTATGAAGAGCGTCGTGAAGCTTGCAAAAAAGAAGCTGAGGTAGCCAGCGATGTCCATACTCAGCCCTCTCTCACAGCTTTCCTCACATTTTCAAGCAGCTGCAAAGCCAGCTCCTGAGAGGGGAAGGAGAACAGCCCACAATCAGGGCCGATGTAAGCAAGCAAATCTCCAAAGCGCTCTTTTGCCTTGCTGATCCTCTCCGCAATTTTCTCCACAGGCTCTATTTCATCGATTGCGAGGGAGATTAGCTCCTCATTGCCCCACGCATTAACGCCGTGCAAGGCGTTGAACTCGGCTATTATTCCGTCAATATCGCTCCTCGCAACCCCGATTCTGAGCTTTTTTTCCGCTGATGCAACAGCCTCAGCATCA
The nucleotide sequence above comes from Archaeoglobus fulgidus DSM 4304. Encoded proteins:
- a CDS encoding NAAT family transporter — encoded protein: MDIAGYLSFFFASFTTLFIIIDPPGNLPIFIALTERFSDEYREKISKRATIIAFLILFITMVTGGKILDYFGVSISSLKIAGGILLFISSVDILLGGTRREAYKRRAEESIDVDSIAVFPLALPLYTGPGAITAGIVLYSQAGDVVMKLLVVLSAALVYSIVRLSHIYSAPIIRLLGRSGADIAARILAIFLAAIAVEFVFDGLAEKLVSMDL